One Littorina saxatilis isolate snail1 linkage group LG1, US_GU_Lsax_2.0, whole genome shotgun sequence genomic window carries:
- the LOC138963915 gene encoding plasmanylethanolamine desaturase 1-like — MGVKTETDIFHHSMLEDDPNSNTQIDKEEVKPRWGPQHAGAKELASQYTFGKRVQEIICLVLSIGLMIFNFIQLCIHFNPANAHYIIICAGLGIVTADFFSGLVHWAADTWGTVELPVVGKAFIRPFREHHIDPTAITRHDFVETNGDNFAVTIPFIASMAYRFLTYTPEQIQAEYNWLSFLFLLGIFISVTNQCHKWSHTYFGLPWYITLLQDYHIILPRKHHRIHHVAPHETYYCITTGWLNYPFEYIRFWPRFEAAIEALTGSKPRADDLQWAKKVS; from the exons ATGGGTGTAAAGACTGAAACGGATATTTTTCATCACTCTATGCTGGAAGATGATCCCAATAGTAACACTCAGATTGACAAAGAAGAAGTTAAGCCTCGTTGGGGACCACAACATGCAGGCGCCAAGGAGTTGGCCAGCCAGTACACATTCG GGAAACGAGTCCAAGAGATAATATGCCTGGTCCTGAGCATAGGACTTATGATCTTCAACTTCATACAGCTATGCATTCACTTTAATCCGGCCAATGCACATTACATCATCATCTGTGCAG GTTTAGGAATTGTAACTGCTGACTTCTTCAGTGGTCTGGTTCACTGGGCAGCAGACACATGGGGAACTGTGGAGCTGCCAGTTGTTGGAAAA GCTTTCATTCGTCCATTCCGTGAGCACCACATAGACCCCACAGCCATCACACGCCATGACTTCGTGGAGACCAATGGGGACAACTTTGCTGTCACCATCCCATTCATAGCCAGCATGGCGTATCGTTTCCTTACGTATACGCCGGAGCAGATTCAGGCGGAGTACAACTGGTTGTCTTTTCTATTCCTCCTCGGCATCTTCATCAGTGTGACCAATCAG TGCCACAAGTGGTCCCACACGTACTTTGGTCTTCCCTGGTACATCACCCTGCTGCAGGATTATCACATCATCCTCCCTCGCAAGCATCACCGCATTCACCATGTGGCCCCCCATGAGACCTACTACTGCATCACCACTGGCTGGCTCAACTACCCCTTCGAATACATTCGTTTCTGGCCACGCTTTGAGGCTGCCATTGAGGCCCTCACTGGAAGCAAGCCCCGCGCTGATGATCTCCAGTGGGCCAAGAAAGTATCCTAG